The Juglans regia cultivar Chandler chromosome 1, Walnut 2.0, whole genome shotgun sequence nucleotide sequence ttgaagagtcttcaattcttcataatccactactcggacatccaagactgacgataacaattcctcttgctgtgaactctcgataagaagtctcctcattccaaaaaggagagagtccagatctgatgactctgcttcatccacttgttgagattttctactcaaagcatcagcgactagattcgcctttcctggatgatacttgatctcacacTGGTAGTCGCTAATCAACTCTAACCACCGTCTCTgcctcatattgagattcttctgagtaaacaaatgcttcaaactcttgtgatcagtAAAAACTTCACAGGATtcaccatacagataatgccgccaaatcttaagagcaaaaactattgccgccaactccaaatcatgtgtagGATAATTCCTTTCATGAATTTTCAACTGACGAGATGCGTAAGCAACAACCCGTCCCTCTTGCATAAGAACGCATCCCAACCCGAATTTGGATGCatcactaaaaatcacaaatggcttgtgtggctctggaagtgccaaaacaggtgccattgtcaatcttctcttcaactcttgaaaacttCTCTCACATTTGTCAGACCATACAAACTCCGTATTCTTCCTAGTCAAAGCAGTGAGAGGTCCTGATAGTCGAGAAAAACCTTCCACAAATCTTCGATAGTAACCGGCAAGTCCCAAGAAACTTCGTATCTCACGAACTGTTGAAGGGCGAGGCCATGACAAAACAGCTTCTACTTTACTAGGATCTACAGCCACCCCTTCTTGAGAAATCACATGCCCAAGAAACTTAACTTCTTCTAACCAGAATTCACACTTGCTCAACTTAGCGTACAATTGATGCTCTCTTAATTTCCCAAGCGCCAGACGAAGGTGACAAGCATGCTCTTCCAAGTCTCGGGAATAAATCAGAATGTCGTCAagaaacaccaccacaaaagaGTCCAAAAAGGGTCGAAACACCcgattcattaaatccataaaagcgGCTGGAGCGTTCGCTAACCCAAAAGACATCactttaaattcataatgcccatacctcGTCCTGAAAGCAGTCTTGGGCACGTCCTTATCCCTTATCCTCAGCTGATAGTACCCCGATCTCAAGTCAATCTTTGAAAAGACAGCTGCTccctgaagctgatcaaacagATCATCAATTCTTGGAAGAGGGTACTTGTTCTTGATAGTCACCTTGTTAAGCTCCCGATAGTCTATGCACATTCTGAGAGtaccatctttcttcttgacaaacaaaACAGGCGCTCCCCAGGGCGAAGTACTAGGCTGAATAAATCCTTTGTCAACCAATTCTTGCAATTGagtcttcaactcttttaactcgGCCGGTGCCATGCGGCAAGGAGCCTTATGCACAGGAGCCGCCCCGGGTTCCAGATTAATAACAAATTCCATGTCACGAACGGGAGGCAATCCAGGTAACTCATCCACGAACACATCGGGAAATTCTTCCACCACTGGAATATCCGCTAAAGATTTCTTCTCAGATGGTGTAGATACGACTTGGACCAAAAAAGCATCTGCCCCACAAGCTATATCTCTCTTAGCTTGAACTGCTGATATAACTAATGGTCTTGCCTTTAACTTACTTCCCacgaattctaaataatcctcATCCGAGAGTTGAAAACCAATTACTCGTCTTCTACAATCAATATTCGCAGAATAACGatacagccaatccatacccaaaattatatcaaaaccaAGCAACTTGAATACAATCAAATTTGCATCCAGTGTCCTTCCACCAAGATCCAAAGGACAACCCAAAGCAACCTTGGAGCAACACACGATCTCGCCATTGGGAAGAGCCACAACTAAGGATTGTGGTAGAGGTTCTGTAACCAAATTGCACATCCGTGCAAACGTGGCAGACACAAAAGATTGGGACGCCCCAGAATCAAACAAAGTAcaagcataaaaatcatatagacGAACTCTTCCTGATGCAAACACAACCACcagacaaattcaaaaaaaaccCAACCACACCAAGCAataaacccaaataaaataactacataCATACCAGTAATCACTCCAGCATCATGGGTCTCTGGAGCCTCATAATCCACGTCGCCAGGAGTCACTGCATAAACTCGGGCTTGTACCAACTGTCTCTGGTTGCCCCTTCCACCTCGACGACCTCCTCGTCCTCCTTGACCTCCTTGAACTAGACTGGGACACTCCCGAGCAAAGTGACCCGGctggccacatctaaaacactGAATGCCCCTTTGACCACAATCGCCCTCATGGGCTCTACTACATCTCGGGCATACTGGAGTCCGGCCTCCTGCACGAACACCGGAGGTTGTCTGTGGACGGGTCCCGGTCCTCTGAACAAATTTCTGTGGCGATCCAGAACTGCTTCCTTCACCAAGATAACTCCGTCTTTTCTGACCTGGAGGGGAGCCCACTACAAAGCTACTCTCGCGCTCTGCGATACTGGCCAAGTCTACCAACTTCTGAAATTCCACAATCTGGAGACAAGCCACTTGTCTGCGTACTTCAGGGCGCAGACCCTCCATAAAACGCTCCACCTGCAGCTCTTCGGTGGCAATGAGGTGAGGAGCGAACCGTCCAAGCTCCATAAATTTCGTTGCATATTGCTCGACCGTCATACCTCCTTGaaccaaattattaaactcccgAGCCTTCTGCCTTCTCACTGAAACAGGAAAGTATCGATCATCAAATTCCTTTTTAAACCGCTGCCAGGACACAGCAGCCAAGGATCCGAACTCCATTTCTAGGAGTGACCGCTTGGTCTCCCACCAGTATGCTGCTTCACCTTGTAGCATATAACTTGCAtacaaaaccatctggacctcAGTACACCCACAGACTTCAAAGGTCCTTTCCAAATCTAGAATCCACCTCCTAGCTCGCATTGGATCCTCCTCCCCAGTAAAGGCAGGAGTCCTATGCGCCAGGAAGCGCTCATAGGTGCACCCCACTTGGACCGCTCTATTTAGATCTCCTTGCGGCGGTCGGAAATTCTGCTCGTACAAGTCTGACATCCTATTCAACGCCCTTGCAATGGCATCGTCTCTTTCACCCCTGGATAGCTCATCTTCGGGCACATTAGCTTGCCTTCTTGGTCTCACCATAGTCCTGTCATAGAGCAACCTCCAACCCCGCTTAAATCCAgataaaaccaaactcaaccaaagcaacacaaaaatacaataagataaaattaaattaaataacatcaattaacataaaataaaacaacaataaactcataataacacatatttatttttaaaataatcatttaacttacaacactttaaaaaaaattattttaaaacaataaaataatttctggtactatcctaagggacatgtggttttacccagagccgaactgctctgataccacctgtggcgcccccgacccccattaTAGAAATACACGGggatcgagacgccgggatgatgacaacacggtcacacatcccaacgaaagtgccaagtgtgtgtacatgcaacggtgtacaacaacaacgcagcggattagtcaactaagtaccagaatttaaatacaagtaaacatcagtaaagttttaaaagcagttatacagtcatccaaaataaagttaacacatgtcccaaaaaatacaaagggtaaaataaaataacaataaacagtgatcccagatcactcctcgggcggagccgtctcctcaggctcaccctcctcctcctcatctgcatcaaaatctgcgttaccacagaatggtaccgcaggtaagtataacccaaaaataatctcaggaataaaatgcatttaatacaactaacatacatgcatatgaagaaatatgcattttcctcaaaatatcattttccccgaaaatgataattttccaacacatgccaaaatctcatttttagccaaaacatacaatccaacattttcccagaaaatgatttaaacaaaactcaacaatttatcggacactgtaggcgggactcaCAGGCGGGattctaccaccatccctgcttaccaccatccctactgcatgcaccgtaggcgggaatcacaggcgggacacaaccaccatccctgcttaccaccatccctaccgcgtgcaccgtaggcgggaatcacaggcgggactctaccaccgtccctgcttaccaccatccctacagttcctttccacacaacaGATACAtaacagagcactgtaggcgggaatcacaggcgggactctaccaccatccctactgcatgcaccgtaggcgggaatcacaggcgggacacaaccaccatccctgcttaccaccatccctaccgcgtgcactgtaggcgggaatcacaggcgggactctaccaccattccctgcttaccaccatccctacagtctctttcccttctttctcaaatcaatcaatccaaacaaaaccaatttctcacacatgaaatcataacttttccaaatcacacatgcacatgaatgcaatacacgaaaacccagttttctttacaaacatgatcatgcatgaaatattgatatgcacatgtaccaacacaaatccacattcctcaataaccaataaccaatccaatcaaaccaacccaaacaactccaatcatcaatccatccgacccccgaactcctcggactcagtcccgcatgtcaaacaaatacagtgtaatatgttagtgcaaaaatacatttaaattacgaaagttctttggagaaatacttacagcgctataagataatttccggaggatcacaaagctgaaaaaggcgacgtctgagcaacaccacagtgtaaaatacactgtggccgtgggtcacaaatacccacttttcaatggagacaaacgaagaccccaaaatgatagggtagggcctagagaggtcggtgaagccaatggtggtggttgtttgccgtggatgacggcgcaaatggtggtttaaggccaaaaatgccgaaatcggagatggacttggtggggcttcaccggtaacggatcggagccggggttgggtccaaagggttgccaagaggtcggggatgaagtggtaggaagatggtggccaatggcggtgcgacggcggcgcaacggcggaaagagtgccgcggcttcgtgggtctcgtgggggcCAACGGCTgcttggatggaagtgaggttggtggggtaaggtcgccggcggcaggggaaccgaatggagggggcggtgtcgaccacggcggctcgacggcggcgggctggggtggaggccgaagtcgcacgggagagaggagagagttgggtcgcgcgggaaagaaagaagactgaaggaaataaggagaaaaagaaaaaagaaggaaaataaaaggagaggaaagaaaaagaggggaaaagaaatgaggtccaatcctcataacttgggtcacgaaaatgatccaacggaaataattttaaaaccacaaattaaataaaataatttaaacgtaatcgtaaagtcaaattgaaataattaaatctcatagtattaatttaaatattaaaagcaatttaaatacataacaataaataaatattaagaaagcacataaaaataattttcaccaaattaaaaatcctaaaataacccaattaaaatccagtaattttaaaacaaaagaataattttttgaataacataaaaata carries:
- the LOC118348542 gene encoding uncharacterized protein LOC118348542, producing the protein MVRPRRQANVPEDELSRGERDDAIARALNRMSDLYEQNFRPPQGDLNRAVQVGCTYERFLAHRTPAFTGEEDPMRARRWILDLERTFEVCGCTEVQMVLYASYMLQGEAAYWWETKRSLLEMEFGSLAAVSWQRFKKEFDDRYFPVSVRRQKAREFNNLVQGGMTVEQYATKFMELGRFAPHLIATEELQVERFMEGLRPEVRRQVACLQIVEFQKLVDLASIAERESSFVVGSPPGQKRRSYLGEGSSSGSPQKFVQRTGTRPQTTSGVRAGGRTPVCPRCSRAHEGDCGQRGIQCFRCGQPGHFARECPSLVQGGQGGRGGRRGGRGNQRQLVQARVYAVTPGDVDYEAPETHDAGVITGRVRLYDFYACTLFDSGASQSFVSATFARMCNLVTEPLPQSLVVALPNGEIVCCSKVALGCPLDLGGRTLDANLIVFKLLGFDIILGMDWLYRYSANIDCRRRVIGFQLSDEDYLEFVGSKLKARPLVISAVQAKRDIACGADAFLVQVVSTPSEKKSLADIPVVEEFPDVFVDELPGLPPVRDMEFVINLEPGAAPVHKAPCRMAPAELKELKTQLQELVDKGFIQPSTSPWGAPVLFVKKKDGTLRMCIDYRELNKVTIKNKYPLPRIDDLFDQLQGAAVFSKIDLRSGYYQLRIRDKDVPKTAFRTRYGHYEFKVMSFGLANAPAAFMDLMNRVFRPFLDSFVVVFLDDILIYSRDLEEHACHLRLALGKLREHQLYAKLSKCEFWLEEVKFLGHVISQEGVAVDPSKVEAVLSWPRPSTVREIRSFLGLAGYYRRFVEGFSRLSGPLTALTRKNTEFVWSDKCERSFQELKRRLTMAPVLALPEPHKPFVIFSDASKFGLGCVLMQEGRVVAYASRQLKIHERNYPTHDLELAAIVFALKIWRHYLYGESCEVFTDHKSLKHLFTQKNLNMRQRRWLELISDYQCEIKYHPGKANLVADALSRIEDENPRKNSHSNKQRACNNNGLTGYYMKFIRNYGVIGAPLNDLLRKNSFIWTEVATQAFMALKRAIIEPLVLRLPYFPKAFTIECDVFGVALGAVLMQERQPITYYSKDLKGKALLLSTYEKDSWLWYQQ